AACGCCAAGAGAGGTACACCCCATCTATACCCCTAAGAGACAAGATCTTCAATAGTCTTCAAGACCCGGAGGCTTACTCCACACGCATCATTAGTTCTTCCCCGTAGTCTACAACCACCCGTATGTACCCTTTCAGTTTCCTGTCAAGCTCCGGATCTCCCGTGTCCACACGCAACTTCTTCAACCGTCCAACCTTGCTCCTCGTAGCAACTACTATTATGTTCTCCCTACCGACCAGACCCACTATGCGAGGCGATATCTGCTGATTGCCCCTACCTAGTATATATCCCTGGCCGCCTATCGGAGTTACAATTATCTTCACAACACCACCCTTAGCAATATGGTTCCGAACAATATTGTAGAGTCTCTCCTCGTCAACGTCTAATGCTACTAGCCTCCCATTATGTATCACGTCTACACCTAGAAGGGTCTTCTCAACACCAAGCTCGTCAGCTATAGCCTTGACGGTAGAACCCGGCCCGAGGATGTAAAGCGTGCACTCCTCCATTGCCTCAGTTATGTACCTGGCTATGGCTTGTTTATTCTCTTCCTCCTCCGGGCTAGAGGGGGTCGGTTGCTTACTAGACCCTACGAGTCTTGCGCTACAGGGAACACGAGCTATACCGTAGAGCTTCACTTTCAACGTTCCGGCTCTGAACGCGTCCTCATCTATGTCGAGAACCTCAGCCTCGCATAGCCCGCCCGAGCTAAGCCACTCTTTTAGGACGTCAGCGGCAGCCTCCGGGTTTTCGGCGTAGACAGAGCTGTACATCTTGACGCCTGCGGGGACGCCTAAAACTGGCATCTCGGCTCTAGAGATCCTCAGAGCCTCTAAGACGTCCCTAGCAGTTCCGTCTCCGCCCACGAATACGACTATATCTGCTCCCTTCTCGATGCATGCCTTCACAGTTGCTATTGTGTCTAGGCGGGTAGTAGGCCACTTAGGAGGCCGGTAGACAACAGTAACGTTGAGGTCTACAAGCTTAGCTTCTTCCTCGCCCATAGCCCCGCTACTGGTGAGTAGCTCTAACATACTGTCGAGGCCTAGACTCTTTAGCCTCTCTAGGAACCTGGTAGCTCTTTGCGGTGAGGTCAGTTCAGCTCCCCGCTCAAGAGCTATAAGCGCGGCCTCCCCGTCGCTGCCCTTGAGGGCTAGCGGTCCGCCTATACCCGCCAAAGGATTCACTACGAAGCATAGCCTACGCTTCAATTACAATCCCCGGCACAACCCAAGCTCGGTGAGGCACATCACTTAGCCTAAATAGGGATGAGGTAGGGCCAGTATGAGTCTAAAAACCGGCATGCTTGGAGCAGATAGGCGTGTACTCTTCTTCGGGAGATTCCAGCCATTCCATAACGGGCATCTCGCGGCTGTCAAGTGGCTTCTAGATCGCTACGAGGAGGTAGTGATACTTGTAGGCATGGCTGATGAGAGTCATACATGGCGTAACCCGTTCACCGCAGGGGAACGCTTGCTAATGATACGCGAAGCGCTTAGACACGCCGGAATAGACCTCTCCAGAATAATAACTGCCACTATACAGACATTAACGGTCTACAGTGGTAACTCTGGATTCGTACTAGGCTATGTCCCCCCAGTGGATGCAGTAGCCACGGCTAATCCGGCGGTAAACCGGGCTTTCCGTGATGCCGGAGTAAAGACGGTAAAACCTCCGCTAGTAAACAAGCATATTTGGTGTGGTGAGTACATAAGATGCCTAATGCTTAAGGGTGATGAATCCTGGAGAGATCTAGTTCCTAGTCCTGTGCCGGAGATAATAGACAGTATAAACGGCGTGTCGAGGATACGTGAAATAGTAAGCGATAATATTTACAGAATAGAGGCTGCATGTACGAGACTAGCACAACAGCGATAGCATATTCCTTCCGTGCGAAAGAGGCTAACTAGACAGCCGTTGCTGCACGCTACACTATCCTTTACCAGCTCCTGGTAGCCTTTGGCAAGCTCCTCTGAGACCCTAGGCAGAGCTAACTCGTCTCCATTGAACCAGCCTATTACCTCTAGTGAGCCTGGATCCGAGAGCGCTATGACTATAGAGTCGCGTAGTACCATGATATTTCTAGAGACTAACTCGGGGTCTTCAATGTTGCATGCAACTCCGGCTATAGTATAGTCTCCCTTTCTGCTACAGTAAATGCCATTGAGAAGCCTATTAGCGGAACTGCTGAGGAATGCCCCTGCTCTACTAGTTCCCAGTAAGCCTGCTTCGCGGAGCTTCAATAGAATGTTACGCGTACGCTTATCCCCAAGACCCAATATACGTGATATACTGGGCCTACCAATAGGTCCTAGGTCGCGGATTAAGAGGAGGACAGACAGGGCGTCTATAAGATCCTCTCTCGTACGGCACCACTCTAGGCTAGCTATGATCTCTCTTGCCCTCCTGCACATCTTTGTCCTCCTCGGCTGGGAGACGAGGCACGGTGGTACCAATACTATACCTTTTCACAATCTCTATCCATTCCTTCTCATCGATCTCAATGCCCTCAGAGATAAGATACGTTGCTAGCTCTCTCGCTGTAACCTCCTCGCTATAGAGGACTTTTCTCTCAACGTCACGCCAGTTAGGCTGTGCCTTTACGCCAGCCTCTTCGTAGAGCCATTCCGCGAGATCTGCTGGATCTAGTCCAGCTTCACGTGCACGATGAAGCAGCATCTCCTTAAGCTTTCTATCAAGGAGCCTCCTACGCACGTATGCCATACGGCCTCCCCCGGTCCGTGAAGTCTACATCCCCTCTATACCCGGAGGGTTAGCTACAAGGCCCCGGTCATCGGCCAGTATTAGCTAGCTGGGCTCACCTAGATTCATATTCTTGACGGGGAGCTTGAGATAGTCTACAACCTTTTGTACTATCCATGCATAGCGCGGGTCACCAGCACTATAGCGTAGCTTAAGCTTACGGTATACGGCTCGGTAGAGGAGCTGTGCATCAGGGGAATAGACCTCGATATATCCCTTGACGTGGCCCCGGAGATTCTTCACCAAGTAGACGTATACAAGGTACCAGCCTTTAGGGACACTTATGGATGCTATGTAGGCGCTACCCCTACTATATAGAGGCTTCTCGCGCTGGGTCATCCTTGGCCGCGGTTCTACTATATCGCCCTTCTCTGATACAAGTAGTGCTAAGCTACGAACAGCATGCTTTCCACTACGGCTCTTACTCATCTCTATACGGACATTTAACATACTGATGCTACCCTCCCAACTCGTTCGGGTAGTATGCTGTGGGTGTTATCATTTCATTTGCTCTTTTTCACCACTAGTATGGCGTTATTTCTCGTTGCGTCTACATTTCCATCTATTACGTAGAGCGTTATATTGCTATACAAGCCGGTTGGTAACCTGGCATTGGTGTTCTCGAGTACGACATTCTTTATGTCGTTGAACTTCTCCTCTGATACCTTCCTACCGGCATTGTCGTAGACTAGCTTTTTTACAACTCCTTTATCGCGTATATGGAAGAGGAGCGTCACAGCCATTACTCTCACAGCCCATGCTAGTGATAGTCCTCTTAGGCTCCTTTTTACCCGAACGGTCCGAACAAAATGTTAAGGGCCTAGTCTTCGGCCTCTATATAGAATCTCGGCGGCTCTATGCGCTGACTCTTGCACATTGGGCACTTGCT
The window above is part of the Pyrodictium delaneyi genome. Proteins encoded here:
- a CDS encoding ATP-NAD kinase family protein; this encodes MKRRLCFVVNPLAGIGGPLALKGSDGEAALIALERGAELTSPQRATRFLERLKSLGLDSMLELLTSSGAMGEEEAKLVDLNVTVVYRPPKWPTTRLDTIATVKACIEKGADIVVFVGGDGTARDVLEALRISRAEMPVLGVPAGVKMYSSVYAENPEAAADVLKEWLSSGGLCEAEVLDIDEDAFRAGTLKVKLYGIARVPCSARLVGSSKQPTPSSPEEEENKQAIARYITEAMEECTLYILGPGSTVKAIADELGVEKTLLGVDVIHNGRLVALDVDEERLYNIVRNHIAKGGVVKIIVTPIGGQGYILGRGNQQISPRIVGLVGRENIIVVATRSKVGRLKKLRVDTGDPELDRKLKGYIRVVVDYGEELMMRVE
- a CDS encoding nicotinamide-nucleotide adenylyltransferase — protein: MSLKTGMLGADRRVLFFGRFQPFHNGHLAAVKWLLDRYEEVVILVGMADESHTWRNPFTAGERLLMIREALRHAGIDLSRIITATIQTLTVYSGNSGFVLGYVPPVDAVATANPAVNRAFRDAGVKTVKPPLVNKHIWCGEYIRCLMLKGDESWRDLVPSPVPEIIDSINGVSRIREIVSDNIYRIEAACTRLAQQR